A segment of the Maylandia zebra isolate NMK-2024a linkage group LG2, Mzebra_GT3a, whole genome shotgun sequence genome:
CATCCGCTGTTTCCCCCCCATTCTCTGTGCTCTGTCCCGAATTAATGTTTAACTCTGAGCTTTTTAATGACAGACACTACAGCTGAATAGCTAAATGAAgcctttacgcaggactgttcTTTAAAGTAAGTGACGTCGGTGCGATGCTTCAGCAGACTGGAAACACACGCCGGCTGTCTGATAGTTGCTGGCTATCTTTAGAGAACATATCTATAGCTTCTGCAGAGCTGGGACACATTCACATTCCCAGCTGCTGTTGAACCTTGTTCTGCTGAACCCATCTAATAATAGGCAGATAAAACCGGATGTAGAATCCTGTCCTTTGCCACACCATTGTTCCCAATGAGTCCTTTGCAGCGTATAGACACCCttatttaaaagcaacatgGTGGAGACCAACGACTCCTGTgattataacattttaaaacacatgCAGTAAATATCTCTTCTCTTTATATTTAGGTAAATCACCACTGAAGTAATTCTGATGTTAACTTTACATACTCAAAATCATTGAGTGGCTGAGTAAGGTCAGCCCGTACTTAGGTAAACATCTACTGCCCTCTTATGGACTAAATATGGTACTACAGCCAGCATGTAGGCGCATCTAcactgtaaatgtgttgtgtttaCAATCATTTCCCAATTACTCAGTCAGCAGCTGAGAGATCTGTAGAAGAAATATGAACTTAATTAAAAAGACCAACACAGTATTTCCAGCATCGGTATGCAGCTGTAACACTTCCATTtaacacctttaaaaaaatatctatgGTGTATCTATCTTTATGTTTCTATTTTAATTACTTCCagcttgaaaaaacaaaaaatagtcCTGTTTCAGTTCTCCAAACATACCCCACAAGCAGAAAAGGTGTTCTGTAAACTTACTTGCATTTTCCGCTTTACAGTTTCAAAAGGGTACGAGAGGGTTTGAGCCACTCCTGCTGCCAAACAGCCGtttattaagttctgcaggGGAGTGAAGCGAACAGGAGGCTCCTGCCACAGCTTGTCCAAGTTCATGTAAACTGCATAACATCCGACAGAAAAGGGAACTGCACCTGTAAGGACATGAAACTAAAGGTAAAGGTGGAGTTTCGTGACATGAGATTCATATGCAAAATCTTACACGATCCACTAAAAACGAATTAGTTTGTAGCAACGTGTATACGAACCCAAGACAGTGAGGGAAAATCCCCTGTAGAGGGCGAGCAGCCCCTCGTTCTTGTAGATCTTTGACAAGGAGTGAGCCACGCCGATGTATGTGGGCTGCCTGCAGTTTTGAATGATCAGCCTGGTTTCTGCCACCTCCAGCGGGTACGTGGCCAGAGCAGCAACAACACCGGCCAGTCCACCAGCAAATATGGCTCTCCACTGAGAGATGAAGCCCAGTTCATCCATGTGAAGGTGGACTATCCTGCACACAGAGGAAAGAAATAAATCTATGAGAAATAAAACTCAGATGTCCCTGTAAGACAGTTTGTCTTGTAGACAGTCCAACACAATACATACACATGGATATATAGATACACATGTATAAATAGATAGCTATATATAAAAAGACAAGATCCAAGTGGTTGTTCACAACATCGAAGGCCACCCTGTTTGTTTATGCATCGTGTTagtatttaaaatacacatgCAAATGACATTAAGTGTATTCAGAGCAGTCAGACAAGCTCTGCtgctttgaaatattttttcgGACATCTACTGCACCTATTTTTATTTCAGAGCACTTCTTGGAAGCCTCCAACACAGAAGCACGTGAATAACTGAATCcacgtgtgtgtatttgtgagtGTCACAGACATATAGGAAAAGGCCTTCTTTTCCTGGAACTGTGTGTACAGCATAGGACACCAGGTTGGCCACTCAGGGCGTATTATTCATGTGCGCACACGCGTATAAGaaacaaaacgaaacaaaaacacctcatCGGGAAACATAATGACTAATACAGATAGTAGGCAGTAGATTTGCTATTCTTTGCGGGATTACTGTTGTCTTGCCGGCTGCTTACTGCCTGTGTTTTGTCCTGAAGTTACCCAGCAGTGAATCGGTATACATGCCCTCATTTTTGCCTCATAGGCATTATTTCCTCTCACTGGGATTTTTTGTAAAACCACAGGACTCGCAGACCCAAACCAAAGTTCATCCAACTGCTTATATTTCTACGTATCAGAGCTGCAACATATAACAAACCCTAACAAAGCGGGGCTGGGAAATTTGGGACATCTTCAAAGAACGAAACCCCAAATCTCAAATATTGTGGATGtggttttattaataatttgaGCAATTTGTCAAGCAAAAACAACTATTTCAACAGTTTAACCTAATAAATTTGAAGGATTCTTGAgtctactgaaaaaaaaatgggaCGGCTTAAAGGTTTGACTGAATTTGAAGTGACGCCAGTGTCTTCCATTGCCATCCATAAGTCAAAATTAGACATTTCGATCTACTCAGTAATAAACGCAATTTCGATAGTAAGCCGAAATTATGAGAAAATAAACGTTAGTTCTACCATTTTCTACCAGTTTCGGGAATATATAACATTTTGCACCTCAGGAATACGATGGTTAATAACGGCACACTACCTGCGAGACAAAACCCGGGGAAGAGACAACCCTCGTCTTTAAAACTCGGCTGAGAAAATCCAGCCTTCTGATTGGCTTAAAATGGAGCGTGCGACTCACAtagagaaacaggaagtgcatcTTTAACTtcagggataaaaaaaaaaaacagaccatTTACGTCaactattttttattattttaggtCCTGATACATAAAGAATTAACTTGAATAttattttttctgtaatttcagCGTGTTTCATTCCGTTTTACACCTCAAAACACAAACGCAAAGTCGACGTCACGTGACCCAAGTCGAATAACAAACTATTTAGGATAAATTTGGGTCGAACGATCACATAAAATGCTTTGCAGTCCACACAGCGTGAGACAAACCATAAGTATAAGTAACTTTACTCACTTTCTGTATGTTGCGAGGTGAACTGCGTTGTAGGGAAACAACCGGAGGCAAGAGGCGAGATTTCCTTTCCAAAATCCCCTAAGCCCCTCATTCTGGTAGATGATGAGAAAACTTTGCCAGAAACCCCTCTTGGAGTGAAAGGTGCCCACCTGACTTTTAATTTTGACCACCTCTAAAGGTGACGTGACAGTTTTGCTAAAAAACCCGGCGAAACCGACGCACACGAAGCTCTGAGACCTCGTCAGCCTGTCGTCCTTTTTCACTGTGGCCATTGCTGCCTGGCCTTAATGCTCCAAACCGCCTGGCTCCCCCGATGGTTGCAGTTTTCTAGGATTTGCTTATACAGGTTAAACATCTAAATATAGATGGCAAGGAGGTGTCCGTTGCCCATCCCGACCGGCGGTGTAATGTGACAGTCACGTCACTTTGGTCGTTGCCGTGGGTGAGCATTGAACAGCAGAGGGCGCGCTTTGACCTCGGATCAATTATTACGTACAGACGATGCAATGCCGCAAATTAAAGTCCCTACAAATGTGAGTCATGCCTGCTGATTATCAGAAGCATAAAAGATGCAAAAGCATAAAAGTTCTTCAAAATCATTATTTGGTACAAGCACCTTTGTTCTTCAACACATCTTGAACTTTCTTTgtcttcttgaaggacattcaaagttcttctttggatgtttgctgccttttgttctgttctctgtcaagatgatcccactctgctctaataatgttgaggtccacaTTCTGGTGAGGCCAATTCATGACTGATAAtgttcccttctgtttttctacccaggtatgcttttactgagttggctgtgtgtttgggatcatattcatgctgaaaaattaagcggtttccaatcagatgctttctagATGATATTGCATGGTGACTCAAACTCCGATGGTGCTTTTCTGTGATCATATTTACATCAGTTTTGACAAAATGCCCAACACCACCAACTTAAATGGAGCCCCAAACCATAACAGAGTGTCCACTGTGTTTAGGAGATGGCTGTAAACACTCACTGTTggacctctctcctgaccttctCCATACATGCTGACAATGATGAACAAAAACTTTCAAATTTGCACTTGTCATGCCATAAGACCTGTTGTcattgattttcagtccagttcttggaTACTTTGGCTTACATCAGCCTTTGCTCccagtttcccttccttaagaatggttTTCTGAGAGCCGCCCTTCCACCGAGACCACTTCTGATGAAGCGTCAGATGACTAATTGATCAACTGAAAAGCCAGATGCATCTTTCCTAaggaaataatttaaaaagcatCCATTATCcgaagaaaaacattaaaagaccTTCAGGAAGTCTGGAGAACTACTGCAcaagaaaactttaaaaattgAAAGAAAGTCTGACTACTTGGAAGCAGCATATAAATTattgaggggtggctcaagacccTTGCACAGTATTGTTCTGTAAATTAGTGTAATTACTGCTGTATTAGTGTATACACACATTAATCAAGACTTTTTCGTAGACTTTTTATTGCATCatctgaaaaacataaaaaaaaaccaaacaaatctgACTTAAAAAGTTCAACAttagaaaataaaatcttatgtttaacaaaaaattaaaactcaACCTGTGCTTAATGAAAAAAATTATAACACTGGGTCAGTCAGCAGTAATGCTATTACGCAACCTTAGCCATGTAGGCTTTTATTTTAAGGCTTTCATGCTTTGAATCCGAATAATTTATTAATCATGGGGGAGAAACTGCCTTGTTATAATGTTCtcactttaaatttaaacaTGAAAGGTAGAAAAATAAGAACTGTTGTGTGTTAAAATAAATACTCCAAAGTTGAACAAACCTAAACAATCACATACATGATAATGAGAAGTGGAAATAATCCAGGGGTAGGTCTGTATTCCTAATAACAATCATAGGGAGGAGTTGTAAAGATTGatggaatgatttcctgtgatcTTCTGAGGTGGAACGGTTCTTTTGATAAATCTGCTCCTGTAATTATCCAGCATGTCATGCTTTGTGTGCAGGACTTTCCAGTA
Coding sequences within it:
- the slc25a43 gene encoding solute carrier family 25 member 43 → MATVKKDDRLTRSQSFVCVGFAGFFSKTVTSPLEVVKIKSQVGTFHSKRGFWQSFLIIYQNEGLRGFWKGNLASCLRLFPYNAVHLATYRKIVHLHMDELGFISQWRAIFAGGLAGVVAALATYPLEVAETRLIIQNCRQPTYIGVAHSLSKIYKNEGLLALYRGFSLTVLGAVPFSVGCYAVYMNLDKLWQEPPVRFTPLQNLINGCLAAGVAQTLSYPFETVKRKMQAQSARLPHFGGVDVHFTGMIDCFIQVIKHNGVLSLWNGLTANTIKIVPYFGLLFTCFEMCKQVCLYRNGYIISPLSYKLTPGVDQSLGPNELEEVKRHLKNRNFGSGDSSLRNRW